The DNA segment GTAGCGGTCGTCGACTTCGTCTTCGTAGGAGGGGGAGGCACGTTCAACGTGGCGACGATCGATACGGCGATGGGTACGGATCAGGACATGGGGACCAACAACATCAACCTCGCTTTCGACTTCACCCAGCTGCAGTTCGAGCCCGCCAAGGTCACATTGGACTTCCTGGACCTGGGCGGCTTCGAGAACCTCGCCGTCAACGGCAGTACCTTGTTCGCCGGCGAGCTCTCCGCGGCACCGGCCACCGTCGGTGGCGCGACCGTGACGGTCACCACGACGCCCGTTCCCGGCGGGGTCTCGGGCACGCTCGAGCTCACCGGCGCGATCGACATGGTCCAGGTGGGTGGCCAAGAGTTCTGGCTCGACGACGTCTGCGCGAGCAGATAGTCCTCGGGTCGGGATCGGCTCGCCCTGTTGCCGGGCAGTCTCCAACCCTTGCCCGGCTTCTTGCCGTGCGGTTGAGCGATGCCGTGCGTCAGGCAGGAGGACCGGCGAACCTCGGGTGGCGAAGGCGTAAGAATGGGTCGTTGAACAGAGCCTCGAACCGGCGACCGCATCACCTGGGACCCCTGCGCTCCGCGGTGCTCCTGCTGTGCCTCTCGCCGCTCGGCAGCAGTCTCGCGAGCGCCCAGGCCGGCTCCGAGCCGCCGACCCACATCCAGCTCGTGGCGGTGCAGATGCGCCTCGAGCTGGACGACTACTGGACCAGGGAGGCGTTCGAGCGCAGGATCCGTGCGGAGATGGACGCCGTGGCGTCGGCCACGGACCCCGCGCTGCCGACGCTCGTGGTGTTCCCGGAGGACGTCGGGCTGATGCTCGTGGTGCAGGGCATGGAGCGGCGCCTAGCCGGCATCGACTCCATCGCCACCGCGATCGAGACGGCCGTCAGGGCGAGCACCGTGCCCCTGCTGTGGACGCGGCTCATCCGCCGGACGAGCTGGGTGCCCGCGCTGCTGCTGAGGAAGAACCGGCAGATCGCCGAGACGTACTTCGAGGTGTTCTCGGCCGCGGCTCGCGACCACGGCGTCTACCTGGTGGCGGGCTCGGTGCCGCTGCCGCCCTACCGCATCGAGGACGGCGAGGTGCTGTGGCAGCGCGGGCCCTTGCGCTACCGCGTCCACAACACCGCGTACCTGTTCGGTCCAGACGGGAGCGTGATCGGCAAGCAGGACAAGGTGGAGCTCATCGAGCTCGAGCGCGAGGCGGCGCTGAGCCTCGAGCCGGGTTCCCTGGACGACCTGCGGGTGTACGACACGCCCCTCGGGCGCATCGGCATCGCCATCTGCCTGGACGCCTTCGACCCCGAGGTCGTCGACCGCCTGACCGAGCTGGGCGCCCAGGTCCTGGTGCAGCCGTCGGCGAACCCCGCCCCGTGGGACGAGTGGCAGCAGGGCGACTGGCTGCGCGGCAGCCACCGGCAGACCGCGGTGGACGGGCGCTTCGCCTACGCCGTCAACCCGATGCTCACAGGGCCGCTCTGGGACATCGCCTTCTACGGGCAGTCGGCGATCTTCGCGCGCGGCGCGCCGAACGAAGGCCTTGGGTACGCGAGCCTCGACCCCATGGACGGTTTCGTCGCGGTGGCCGGCTCCGACGACGGCGAGGAGGTGCTGGTGGCCGTGGTGCCGCATCCGGACCTGGTTGACTCTGGCGGGGGCGCGTCGACCCCGTAGCTGCGTCGCTCCGGACGTCGCGGCTGCTGAAGCTGGGTCTGCTTCGCCGGTAACCTGTGTTCTCACGGGGGTAGCCCTTGCTGATCCGCGCGGCCAAGCCGGAGGACGCCCTGGCGATCGGCCGGGTCCACGTGGACCCCTGGCGCACGACCTACCGCGGCCTGCTGCCCGACGCGGTGCTCGCCGCACTCTCCGTCGAGCAGCGCGCGGGGGAGATGCCGATAGCTATCGCCGGCGGGGCTTACACCGAGGTCGCCTAAGCTGCCCTAGGGAGGGAAGAGGCGTGAAGATCACGAGTTCCGCGGTCTCGCTCAACGTCGCTGACGTCGAGGGCTCGGCTCGGTTCGCCCGCGACCACCTGGGGTTCGCCACGGAGATGGAGGCCGACGGCTTCGTCTCGCTGGCCAGGGATGACGCGGGCTTCAACCTGGTCTTCCTGCGCACCGGCCTGGAGACGTTCAGGCCGAGGGAGGTCGCGGGCAGCGCCGGGACCGGGCTGCTCGTCGTCTTCGTCGTGGAGGACATAGACGAGCAGTACGAGCGCCTGCGCAGCGCAGGGGTCGCCGTCGTCACGCCCATCGAGACCGAGCCGTGGGGCGAACGCTACTTCCAGGTAAAGGACCCGAACGGCATCGTCTACCAGCTCGTGCAGTGGGTGGGCTAGGCGCGGTGGAAGGCGACGAGAAGGTGGCCGCGAGGAGCCCCGGCTTGGACCAGGTCCGCCTCGCCAAGCGCTTCCATGACCTACACCGGGCGCCGGAGCTGCTGGTGCTGCCCAACGCGTGGGACGCCGGCAGCGCGGTCATGTTCGAGCGGGCGGGTTTCCCCGCCGTGGGCACGACCAGCGCCGGCATCGCCTACAGCCTCGGCTACCCGGACGGCCAGCGGCTCTCGTTCGACGAGCTGCTGGCGGCGCAGGCGGCGATCGCCAGGCGGCTGACGGTGCCATTGACCGTCGACGTCGAGGCCGGGTACGGGTCGAGCCCCGAGGAGGTCGCGGCGAACGTGGAGCTCGTGATCGCCGCGGGCGCCGTGGGGGTCAACGTCGAGGACGGCCGCGACGGCGCCCTCGCCGACGTGGCGCTGCAGGTCGAGGTCATCGCTGCCGTCGGGGAGCTCAAGGCCCGGACGGGAGTGCCGTTCGTGATAAACGCGCGCACCGACAGCTACTGGCTCGGCCTGGGCGACGAGGCCTCGCAGCTCGAGGAGTCCGTCCGGCGGGGCAACGCGTACCTGGAGGCCGGCGCGGACTGCGTGTTCGTGCCCGGCGGGTTCGGGTCGGACGTGATCGCGACCCTCGTCGCGGAGATCGACGGCCCGCTCAACGTGATCGCCTCGCCCGCCTGCCCCTCGCCGCGGGAGCTGCAGGAGCTGGGGGTCGCCCGCCTGAGCACGGGCTCGGCCCCCGTGCGAGCGGCGCTGGGCCTCGTGAGGGACATCGCCCGTGCGCTCAGGGGCGGCGACCTGGCCTGGGTGCGAGACGTGACGCTCAGCTACGGCGAGGCCAACGCGCTGTTCGAGTAGCGGCGCCGCCTCCCGCCGCGCGGCGCGCCCTCCGCGACCCGGCCAGGAGCCCCAGTGAGTCGCCCAGGATACGTGGGCCTCGCGCGGTGAGGCCCTAGACAACGCAGGTCAGTGGTGAGCACCCAGCCAACGCCGCGAGTCATCCGCACTCCGGACCAGCGCCTGCGCGTGTTCGTGAGCTCGACCCTCGAGGAGCTGGCGGCCGAGCGACAGGCGGCTAAGGCGGCCATCGCCCGCCTGAACCTCACGCCCGTCATGTTCGAGCTGGGCGCCAGGCCGCACCCGCCGCGCGAGCTCTACCGGGCGTACCTCGAGCAGAGCCACGTCTTCGTGGGCATCTACTGGCAGCGCTACGGCTGGATCGCGCCGGGGGAGGAGGTCTCGGGGCTGGAGGACGAGTACCTCCTCTCGGGCGACAGGCCCAAGCTCATCTACGTCAAGAGGCCCGCCCCCGAGCGCGAGCCGCGGCTCGCCGAGCTCTTCGCCCGGATCCGAGACGACGACAAGGTCTCCTACAAGGCGTTCGAGCGCCCCGAGGACCTGCGGGAGCTCCTAGAGAACGACCTGGCCGTGCTGCTCAGCGAGCGCTTCGAGGCGGCGAGGCCCGCGGCCGAGGCGCGCGTCGACAACCTGCCGCGGCCCTTCGCGCCGCTCGTCGACCGCGAGGAGGAGCGCAGAGCGGTCCGCGAGCTGCTACTGCGGGAGGACACGGCGCTGGTCACGCTGACCGGGCCCGCCGGGACGGGCAAGTCCCGTCTGGCGCTGCAGCTCGGGATCGACCTGCGCGGCCGCTTCGCGGCGGGCGCCTGCTGGGTCTCGCTGGCGTCCGTCCGCGACCCGGACCTGCTCGTCCCGGAGGTCGCCCAGGCGCTGGACCTGCGCGAGGCGACGGGCAGCCAGCCGCTGGCGGAGCGCCTCCACAAGCACCTGCGCGACGAGGAGCTCCTGCTCGTGCTCGACAACTTCGAGCAGATCGTCGACGCGGCCACCGCCGTCACGGCGCTGCTCTCGCGCTGCCCGCGGCTCAAGGTGCTCGTCACCAGCCGCACGCCCCTGCGGGTGCGCGGCGAGCACGTGTTCCAGGTCGCGCCGCTGGCCCTGCCGCAGGCTACCTCCAGCCCCGAACGGGTCGCGTCCGCCCCTGCCGTGGAGCTGTTCCTCGAGCGGGCCAGGTCCGTCAGCCCGGGCTTCGCCTTGACGGCCGAGAACGCCGCCGTCGTTGCCGAGGTCTGCCGTCAGCTCGACGGTCTGCCGCTGGCCATCGAGCTGACCGCCGCGCGCCTCAGGCTCTTCTCGGCGCGGGCGCTGCTGGAACGCCTCACGAGCCACCGGGGTGCGCGACCGGACGTCCCCACGGCCGGAGCCCGCGACCTGCCGGCCAGGCAACGCTCGCTGCGCCGCGCGCTCGACTGGAGCCACGACCTGCTCGACGACCAGGCGAAGAGGTTCTTCCGCCGCATGGCGGTGTTCGCGGGCGGCTGGACGCTCGAGGCGGCGGAGGCCGTGGGGAACGCCGACGACGACCTTGGCATCGAGGTGGTCGAGGAGCTGCAGGCCCTGCAGGACATGAGCCTGCTGACCCGCTGGGACCCGCCGGGCGGCGAGCCTCGCTTCGGCATGCTGAGGACGGTCCAGGAGTACGCCCACGAGCTCCTCGTCGAGAGCGGCGAGGCCGAGCAGGTGCGCCGCCGTCACGCCGAGTACTTCCTGGCCCTGGCCGAGCGGGCGGAGGCCGAGCTGCTCCGCCCGGGCCGCGAGCCCTGGCTGGCGCGGCTCGTCCAGGAGCACGACAACCTGCGCGCCGCGCTCTCCTGTAGCCTGGCCGCCGACCGCAGGCTGGGGCTGCGGCTGGCGGGCGCCCTCGGTTACTTCTGGCTGATCCAGAGCCACTTCAGCGAGGGCCGTCGCTGGCTGCAGCTGCTGCTCGAGGACCGCGCCGGCCTGGGGCGCACCGCTGAGGTGGCCCGCGCCCTGGCGTTCGCCGGGAGCCTGGCATGGAGGCAGGGGGACGCGGCCGAGGGTGAGCGGCTCCTCGAGGAGAGCGTCGCGATGTGCCGCGAGCTGGGAGACGACGCGTTGTCCGGCTTCGCGCTCTCCCACCTGGGCCTGACGGAGCTCGCGCTGGGGCGCCCCGCCGACGCTCACGCCCGCTTCGCGGAGGGGCTGGAGCACTACCGCGCCGCCGGGCACGCGTGGGGCATCGCGTTCAGCCTGG comes from the Trueperaceae bacterium genome and includes:
- a CDS encoding nitrilase-related carbon-nitrogen hydrolase, translating into MNRASNRRPHHLGPLRSAVLLLCLSPLGSSLASAQAGSEPPTHIQLVAVQMRLELDDYWTREAFERRIRAEMDAVASATDPALPTLVVFPEDVGLMLVVQGMERRLAGIDSIATAIETAVRASTVPLLWTRLIRRTSWVPALLLRKNRQIAETYFEVFSAAARDHGVYLVAGSVPLPPYRIEDGEVLWQRGPLRYRVHNTAYLFGPDGSVIGKQDKVELIELEREAALSLEPGSLDDLRVYDTPLGRIGIAICLDAFDPEVVDRLTELGAQVLVQPSANPAPWDEWQQGDWLRGSHRQTAVDGRFAYAVNPMLTGPLWDIAFYGQSAIFARGAPNEGLGYASLDPMDGFVAVAGSDDGEEVLVAVVPHPDLVDSGGGASTP
- a CDS encoding VOC family protein — encoded protein: MKITSSAVSLNVADVEGSARFARDHLGFATEMEADGFVSLARDDAGFNLVFLRTGLETFRPREVAGSAGTGLLVVFVVEDIDEQYERLRSAGVAVVTPIETEPWGERYFQVKDPNGIVYQLVQWVG
- a CDS encoding tetratricopeptide repeat protein codes for the protein MSTQPTPRVIRTPDQRLRVFVSSTLEELAAERQAAKAAIARLNLTPVMFELGARPHPPRELYRAYLEQSHVFVGIYWQRYGWIAPGEEVSGLEDEYLLSGDRPKLIYVKRPAPEREPRLAELFARIRDDDKVSYKAFERPEDLRELLENDLAVLLSERFEAARPAAEARVDNLPRPFAPLVDREEERRAVRELLLREDTALVTLTGPAGTGKSRLALQLGIDLRGRFAAGACWVSLASVRDPDLLVPEVAQALDLREATGSQPLAERLHKHLRDEELLLVLDNFEQIVDAATAVTALLSRCPRLKVLVTSRTPLRVRGEHVFQVAPLALPQATSSPERVASAPAVELFLERARSVSPGFALTAENAAVVAEVCRQLDGLPLAIELTAARLRLFSARALLERLTSHRGARPDVPTAGARDLPARQRSLRRALDWSHDLLDDQAKRFFRRMAVFAGGWTLEAAEAVGNADDDLGIEVVEELQALQDMSLLTRWDPPGGEPRFGMLRTVQEYAHELLVESGEAEQVRRRHAEYFLALAERAEAELLRPGREPWLARLVQEHDNLRAALSCSLAADRRLGLRLAGALGYFWLIQSHFSEGRRWLQLLLEDRAGLGRTAEVARALAFAGSLAWRQGDAAEGERLLEESVAMCRELGDDALSGFALSHLGLTELALGRPADAHARFAEGLEHYRAAGHAWGIAFSLVWLGTTTRTGGDPRRALALHAESLVRARELDDPWLLASALDGLADLRLALGQAEAAVPLYEEANQLFRRVGDRHALAWGVSSLAFALLRLGEHRRAQALFEETLALGREYHNPTLALLYLTGMAGIATLRAQELPPEKRMEARLRAARVFGAVDNLRRELRAAMWQAFRTTSEELLAAARSDVDAAAWDAAFAAGGEMSLERAIAYAAETGAAV
- a CDS encoding isocitrate lyase/phosphoenolpyruvate mutase family protein, which encodes MDQVRLAKRFHDLHRAPELLVLPNAWDAGSAVMFERAGFPAVGTTSAGIAYSLGYPDGQRLSFDELLAAQAAIARRLTVPLTVDVEAGYGSSPEEVAANVELVIAAGAVGVNVEDGRDGALADVALQVEVIAAVGELKARTGVPFVINARTDSYWLGLGDEASQLEESVRRGNAYLEAGADCVFVPGGFGSDVIATLVAEIDGPLNVIASPACPSPRELQELGVARLSTGSAPVRAALGLVRDIARALRGGDLAWVRDVTLSYGEANALFE